In Humulus lupulus chromosome 6, drHumLupu1.1, whole genome shotgun sequence, a single genomic region encodes these proteins:
- the LOC133784387 gene encoding probable cadmium/zinc-transporting ATPase HMA1, chloroplastic: protein MGNPLEGGLLLAMFNLAHIAEEYFTSRSMIDVKELKENHPESALVLDMNEDRLPNTTDLAYKRVPVHNIEVGSYVLVGVGEVCDANFIHFSFVCWNSKLECSNSEVKGV from the exons ATGGGGAATCCCTTAGAAGGAGGGTTACTTCTTGCCATGTTTAATTTGGCTCATATAG CTGAAGAGTACTTCACCAGCCGTTCAATGATTGATGTTAAAGAGTTGAAGGAAAATCATCCCGAATCTGCTCTTGTGTTGGATATGAATGAAGATAGACTTCCTAACACAACCGATTTGGCATACAAAAGGGTTCCTGTACATAATATAGAAGTGGGATCCTATGTTTTGGTTGGAGTTGGTGAGGTATGTGATGCTAATTTTATTCATTTCAGTTTTGTTTGTTGGAATAGTAAGCTAGAATGTTCAAATTCTGAGGTGAAAGGAGTATAA